ACAGGGGGTCATCACACTTTTGAATTTTTGCACATCTGATAAATATGCAAAGCTCCTCAGAGTTTGAAGACAGAAAGGGGCAGAGTCTGAGGAGAGGGGAAAGCATGGGGGAGTAGACTCCAGCCTCCCAGAGTCCAGGAGAAGACTTTTGAcatttatcccattttacagatgtggaaactatGATAAAGAACAGTTAAGGTCAAGCCATGAGCCAGGGGCTGGAAAGGATTTGAACCTGGTCTGCCTAAAGCCAGGACCCCAGTGAGGCAGAGACCCTCTCCCAGCCCACCTGTGCCCATTCCCTCCTCAAGccctcattttgtttttttccacaccacagaggatgagacggttggacggcatcatcaagtcaatggacatgagtttgagcaaactctggaagttggtgatggacagggaagactggcgtgctgcagtccttggggtcacaaagagtcggagacaactgagtgactgaataacaatgtggcatgactagagattgaacctgtgtcccttgcattgacagCACTGAgttttaaccgctggaccaccagggcagtccccccAATCGCTCTTGTGTTATATTCCTGGGCTCTGACTCAGGCTGCCCTCTCCTCCTGAGACTCCAGGCTCCTGGAAGGGTGCCCCACCTCCAGAGCCCAGGCTCCCTTCAGAAGGATCTTTTCACACAGTGGCCCTCCCCTGCTCACACACCTGCCTTGGTCCTGGGAATAAAGCCTGGCTTTGGAGGCCTTCGCTGCCTGGCCCCAACCCATCGCCAGTTCCTCCACTTACCCTCGCCCTCCAGCCACCCCACTCCTAACGAGGCTGTCACTCCTAACCACTCTAGCCCAGGCCGGCGTGGCTTCTCAAGCGACAGCACATGTGCTCCTGCTGTGCCTTCTCGCTGCAGTCTTCGCCACCTTCATTTCTGCCTGCGACTGCAACTCTTGCTTCAAGCCCCAGACCCAAAGTCCTCTTCCCAGCGAGCCGTCCTCTCAATGCCCCCCACAGCATGTTCATACACAACGAGAGCTCtgagtctgtgggagagggtaaGAGCTTGGAAAATCAAAGGCAGGTTCTAGGAATCCTTGGCAAATTCCCATTCATGTGTTGAAACCCCACCTCTAAtgcctccttctccaggaaaccttccAGTACCCTGACCCTCACTCTGACCTTGACCTGACTCCGTCAGACTGGGGGTGTCTGTGTCTAGCTTTATCTTTTTCCAAGACTGGATGCTCCTAGAGAAACCGACCAGGGGCGGAGCCTCTTGGGGGGCTCAGCATGGAtgaagtttgttgaatgaataaatgaacgcGTGGGTTGGGAGTCAACTGAGCTGAGACTGGGAAGTGAGAGTGAGTTGATGAGGTAGCAGTTAGTTGGGGTGTTATTGGGGGACATATAGTCATTGAGTCTCAGCAAGAAGGAAGCAGGCCTGCCGCCCCTGCCCCTCCCGTGAGAATCCCGATTCTTGAGGCCTTCCGCGGCGGGAGGGGAACGGGGGCGGGTCTCTGGGTCTTCTTTATTCTTCCCCTCTGCACTTCACTCGGCACCAGTTCCTCTTCCCCATGAGTAGCTGGGTGCAGAGTGTGAGGAGCGCCAGGCATCGCAGTGGATCGGAATCCGGGGAGGGTCGGACCCTCTGACCCCCCACGTCCAGGTGAGCCACCACTCCGCCGGCAACTTCCAGCACGACCGAGGCCAAGGCCAGGCAGTAGGACCAGAAAGGTAGGAAGGAGGCATTGGAACTTGGGTCTGTGCAAACCAgagccggggcgggggcgggggtgggggtggggggggggcggtacTCGTTAGCGCTGCAACCCAAGACTCAGACCCAGACTCCCAGTCCCCTGCAGGTCAGTAGGAAGGCAGAGGGGCGGGGTCGTTTCCGGGGCAACAGCTCATTTGCATATAGTCCTGTCTTGGCCGGCTAGCTCTCCCGAAATATTTGGGGAAATTGGGCAACCTAGCCCGAAGGGGCACAtctgaaagaaagggaaggggcTGACTGGGCCAAGTCACCTCTTTGCCTTTCAAGCCCCTGAGGCATCAGGGTTAGGTACCCATTCCCCAGAAGGGGAGACTGAGGCCAGAGCCAAAGAGGAGCAACCAGCGAAAGGCTGCGTTTTAACACTTCAGAAGTGGCCTgagctataaaaatatatacatctatctatctatctatctatctatctctctctctctatatatatatatatacaagcgGCAAGGGGGAGGGTGACCACAAGCTGAGGTCGGGGCTTGGATTCCCGTGTCTCTGCCTAGGTTGCCTGAATGGGGGGTCCCCTGATGTGGGCgctcctgttgccactgctgctgcACCAGGCAGGCAGCCAGACGTCGTCATGCAGCGTGCTCTCGGGGTACATGGACTGGACCAAGGAATACTTTGACACTTGCCTCAACTTCAGTGGCAAAATCCTGACCCAGCTACCTCAGAACCAGTCTCTGCGGGCCAGATCCGTGCAGCTCCTCGACCTGTCTGCGAACGGCCTTCAGCGGCTCCCGTGGTCCTTCTTCAGGGACCTGGAGCAGCTGCAGTTGCTGATTGTGACCAACAACTCCTTGGACTTCGTGGACAGGGCGCTGGCCAAGCGCTGCGGCCTCGAACTTCTGGCTGACTGCAGCTGTGCCCTGTTAGACTGGCACACAGATCGGCAGGATAACTGCTCTGGCCCAGAGCTTCCAAGGTGCCTGGATGTGCCCACCGGTGCCTGGCACAACCTCTCTGTCTTCTTGGACGTGAGCTGCCCCTCTGGCCTGACCAAGATAGCCATTGGTGCCCTGGCGGCCAGCGGAAGCCTGCTCCTTGTGCTTGCTATTGCTGGCCCGGTACTGGCCTGGAGATTCTGTAGACATCGGATGGACCAGAACCTGAGCAAAACCTGGGCTTCTCAGGATGGCTCCAGGTCTGGCTCGGGCCGGCAGCCAAGGTACAG
The nucleotide sequence above comes from Bos indicus isolate NIAB-ARS_2022 breed Sahiwal x Tharparkar chromosome 7, NIAB-ARS_B.indTharparkar_mat_pri_1.0, whole genome shotgun sequence. Encoded proteins:
- the LRRC25 gene encoding leucine-rich repeat-containing protein 25 isoform X1; translated protein: MGGPLMWALLLPLLLHQAGSQTSSCSVLSGYMDWTKEYFDTCLNFSGKILTQLPQNQSLRARSVQLLDLSANGLQRLPWSFFRDLEQLQLLIVTNNSLDFVDRALAKRCGLELLADCSCALLDWHTDRQDNCSGPELPRCLDVPTGAWHNLSVFLDVSCPSGLTKIAIGALAASGSLLLVLAIAGPVLAWRFCRHRMDQNLSKTWASQDGSRSGSGRQPRYSSQGRRPKSPANTPPRSSTPDYENMFVGPPAARHQWDELRSPPSEGGDFYMTYDSLQHESQPVYCNLQSLSQVPLDDEEYVVPGR
- the LRRC25 gene encoding leucine-rich repeat-containing protein 25 isoform X2 is translated as MGGPLMWALLLPLLLHQAGSQTSSCSVLSGYMDWTKEYFDTCLNFSGKILTQLPQNQSLRARSVQLLDLSANGLQRLPWSFFRDLEQLQLLIVTNNSLDFVDRALAKRCGLELLADCSCALLDWHTDRQDNCSGPELPRCLDVPTGAWHNLSVFLDVSCPSGLTKIAIGALAASGSLLLVLAIAGPVLAWRFCRHRMDQNLSKTWASQDGSRSGSGRQPRSPPSEGGDFYMTYDSLQHESQPVYCNLQSLSQVPLDDEEYVVPGR